The proteins below come from a single Psychrobacter sp. PL19 genomic window:
- a CDS encoding ATP phosphoribosyltransferase regulatory subunit, translating to MSVSSDSANAAPSNATHKAATAMANEYADNSTVPNRLPYLSNFAAEVANSWLLPDGVVDVLFDDAQKQEVLRHRLTQQLITYGYQLVCPPMIEFTESLLSNASEDLKRQTFKIIDQLSGRLMGVRADITPQILRIDSHHGGTGIARYCYAGDVIHTLPSGLFGSRTPLQLGAEIFGCASLSADIELIDVLFAMIDSLNMSAALHVDLGHVAIFKRLAVLAQLSDDDTEQLMHLYANKNLPELKSVCQALPMGNDFYVLARFGHDMAQLLTKLSDTAQQDLLIAEAIDELQRLTIHLQDQWQCQVSIDVTELSGYHYHTGIVFNGYINSETQPLVRGGRFDGLQSYSKQPRAATGFSMDVSRLLAHVHLDQPTVVVVDYEAINSADNAQTQALQQQVASLRQQGYQVTMPLDVHDCPVDLTHRLSLIDQQWQLKAV from the coding sequence GTGTCTGTCAGTTCTGATTCCGCTAACGCCGCCCCATCGAATGCTACGCATAAAGCCGCTACTGCTATGGCTAATGAGTATGCTGATAATAGTACCGTACCCAATCGTCTTCCTTATCTGAGTAATTTTGCTGCCGAAGTTGCCAATAGTTGGTTGCTCCCTGATGGTGTGGTTGATGTATTGTTTGACGATGCTCAAAAGCAAGAAGTGCTACGTCACCGACTTACTCAGCAGCTGATTACTTATGGTTATCAGTTGGTTTGCCCGCCAATGATTGAATTTACTGAGTCATTATTAAGTAATGCCTCCGAAGATTTGAAGCGACAAACTTTTAAAATTATCGATCAGCTTAGTGGTCGCTTGATGGGCGTGCGCGCTGATATTACCCCACAGATTTTACGTATAGATTCGCATCATGGTGGCACGGGCATTGCGCGTTATTGCTATGCTGGCGATGTTATTCATACCTTACCATCAGGTTTATTTGGCTCGCGTACGCCATTACAGTTGGGCGCCGAGATATTTGGTTGCGCCTCACTTAGCGCCGATATTGAACTGATAGATGTGTTATTTGCAATGATAGATAGCTTAAACATGAGCGCTGCGCTGCATGTGGATTTAGGTCATGTGGCCATATTTAAACGCCTAGCAGTATTGGCCCAGCTGTCAGATGATGACACTGAGCAGTTGATGCATTTATATGCTAATAAGAATTTGCCAGAACTAAAGAGTGTCTGCCAAGCATTGCCAATGGGTAATGATTTTTATGTGTTAGCACGCTTTGGTCATGATATGGCCCAGCTATTAACTAAGCTGTCAGACACCGCCCAGCAAGACCTATTGATTGCCGAGGCTATCGATGAATTACAACGTCTAACAATACACTTGCAAGATCAATGGCAGTGTCAAGTGAGCATCGATGTCACAGAGCTTTCAGGCTATCACTATCACACGGGTATTGTGTTTAATGGCTATATTAATAGCGAGACTCAGCCGTTAGTACGTGGTGGGCGTTTTGATGGCTTGCAAAGCTATAGCAAACAGCCGCGCGCTGCGACTGGCTTCAGTATGGATGTGAGCCGTTTACTGGCTCATGTTCACCTTGATCAGCCGACAGTGGTAGTGGTCGATTATGAGGCCATCAATAGTGCAGACAATGCGCAAACTCAAGCATTGCAGCAGCAGGTTGCCAGCTTACGTCAGCAAGGCTATCAGGTCACCATGCCACTAGACGTTCACGATTGCCCTGTAGATCTCACACATCGTTTGAGTCTTATTGATCAGCAGTGGCAGTTAAAAGCCGTTTAG
- a CDS encoding DUF2237 family protein — MSSDYHPNPAINQTNVLGTELASCCFDPITGYYRNGFCHTGNHDVGQHTVCVKMTSAFLNFSASNGNDLITPLPEYNFPGLKPGDYWCICALRWVEALDFDIAPNIKLEACHESLLSLVDIETLKRYAL; from the coding sequence ATGTCATCTGACTACCATCCCAATCCCGCTATCAACCAAACCAACGTGCTAGGTACTGAACTGGCCAGCTGTTGCTTCGACCCTATCACTGGCTATTACCGTAACGGTTTTTGTCATACCGGTAACCACGATGTCGGCCAACACACTGTTTGTGTCAAAATGACCAGTGCATTTTTAAACTTTTCGGCCAGTAATGGTAACGATTTGATTACCCCACTTCCGGAATATAACTTTCCTGGCTTGAAGCCTGGCGACTATTGGTGTATCTGCGCCCTACGTTGGGTTGAAGCGCTAGACTTCGATATTGCACCGAACATAAAGTTAGAAGCCTGTCACGAAAGCTTATTATCGTTAGTCGATATTGAGACTTTGAAACGTTACGCCCTATAA
- the corA gene encoding magnesium/cobalt transporter CorA — protein MNYDDDQLVKTTARITPESNVNHTYSDRDDERSYLDYDSYIYGDADATPEDTIETMTVYDPDSERYEDIDVSSADEIVNCYAYSRKTGEQLDQLALSDVSKALANSGQFIWLGLYDPSLQTIAKVQSAFDLHELAIEDAFADHQRAKVENYDNNTIFLVIRTAKLEDNIIRYGTTAIFMGKNYLITIRNGPSNSYTPVREHCNRRPEKLRMGPIFVLHAILDFIVDNYMPVTDRLGSYLREQERNIFTYEFNKETLKKLYELKSQLVHMRAVILPVQDICSFFINHQKSDLVSPFSHAAKPYFRDVNDHLLHSLDAINGLNEMLSVVMNTYLAMVNMGQNEVVRKLAAWAGILAVPTAIAGIYGMNFDFMPELHWKFSYLVIMLFIGSLCSYLYYNFKKLGWL, from the coding sequence ATGAATTACGATGACGACCAACTGGTCAAAACGACAGCTCGCATCACCCCTGAATCTAATGTCAACCATACCTATTCTGATAGGGATGATGAACGTTCATACCTCGATTACGACAGTTATATCTACGGTGATGCCGATGCGACACCCGAAGATACTATTGAGACTATGACTGTTTATGACCCGGACTCTGAACGCTATGAAGACATTGATGTGTCAAGTGCCGATGAGATCGTCAACTGCTATGCCTATTCTCGTAAAACTGGAGAGCAGCTTGACCAATTAGCACTTAGCGATGTCAGTAAAGCGCTAGCCAATAGTGGTCAGTTTATTTGGCTCGGTTTATACGACCCCAGTTTGCAAACTATCGCTAAAGTGCAAAGCGCATTTGATTTACATGAGTTAGCGATTGAAGATGCATTCGCTGATCATCAGCGCGCTAAAGTCGAAAACTATGACAACAATACGATATTCTTAGTCATACGTACTGCAAAACTTGAAGACAATATTATTCGCTACGGTACGACCGCGATATTTATGGGTAAAAACTATCTCATTACTATTCGTAATGGTCCGTCGAACTCCTACACGCCAGTGCGTGAACACTGTAACCGTCGCCCTGAAAAGCTACGAATGGGACCGATTTTTGTCTTGCACGCGATTCTTGACTTTATTGTCGATAATTATATGCCGGTTACCGATCGCTTAGGCAGCTACTTACGAGAGCAAGAACGCAATATTTTTACTTACGAGTTTAATAAAGAGACTCTAAAAAAGTTATATGAACTAAAGTCACAGCTGGTACATATGCGGGCGGTCATTTTACCGGTACAAGACATCTGTAGTTTTTTTATCAATCATCAAAAAAGTGACTTGGTCTCACCATTTTCTCATGCTGCCAAGCCTTACTTCCGTGACGTCAATGACCATTTATTGCACTCTTTAGATGCGATTAATGGACTTAATGAAATGCTCAGTGTGGTAATGAATACCTACTTAGCAATGGTTAATATGGGACAGAACGAAGTGGTACGTAAACTTGCCGCCTGGGCCGGTATCTTGGCGGTACCAACCGCCATAGCCGGTATTTATGGCATGAACTTTGACTTTATGCCTGAGCTACACTGGAAATTCTCTTACCTCGTCATTATGTTATTTATCGGCTCGTTATGTAGTTATTTATACTATAACTTTAAAAAACTGGGCTGGTTATAA
- a CDS encoding phosphate-starvation-inducible protein PsiE: MSHSSDPKLPLDKNQEPEATESQAEPTTPKLTGSKMAKKNVGIHERLQHIGREFVDICHYIILLLISVVVVWTAGKEFIVIVQKGSADLEDILMLFIYLELLAMIGIYFKTHRLPVQFLIFIAITALSRHLVVDVQAVSDYFHLWLLATISVAIMALSVSIVVLTWTAKMFGRPEDNLDTEDNLDSQHAEYRTKPLLPDNAEALDNSTKHRRE, from the coding sequence ATGAGTCACTCATCCGACCCGAAATTGCCATTAGATAAAAATCAGGAGCCTGAAGCGACAGAGTCTCAGGCTGAACCGACCACGCCCAAGTTGACAGGTTCTAAAATGGCTAAAAAAAACGTAGGTATTCATGAGCGACTACAACATATCGGCAGAGAGTTTGTCGATATATGCCATTACATTATCTTACTTTTGATTAGTGTGGTGGTGGTCTGGACCGCGGGCAAAGAGTTTATCGTGATTGTCCAAAAAGGCTCAGCAGATTTAGAAGATATCCTAATGTTATTCATTTATCTTGAACTGCTAGCAATGATTGGTATTTATTTCAAGACTCATCGTTTGCCGGTACAGTTTTTGATATTCATTGCCATAACGGCCTTGTCACGACATTTGGTTGTTGATGTGCAGGCGGTATCAGACTACTTTCATCTGTGGTTGCTGGCAACGATTTCTGTGGCTATTATGGCATTGAGCGTCTCTATTGTAGTACTCACTTGGACAGCAAAAATGTTTGGTCGTCCAGAAGACAATCTGGACACAGAAGACAATCTGGACAGTCAGCATGCAGAATACCGTACCAAACCGCTTCTTCCTGATAACGCTGAGGCACTTGATAATAGTACGAAACATCGTCGTGAGTGA
- the folD gene encoding bifunctional methylenetetrahydrofolate dehydrogenase/methenyltetrahydrofolate cyclohydrolase FolD has product MSTAKESSTAEGSATVLDGKALATQIEQQLRTRVDAIKDKTGRTPILATILVGEDPASATYVRMKGNACKRVGMKSIKVELPHSTTTEQLIAKINELNDNPDVHGILLQHPVPDHVNERACFEKIDPKKDVDGVTCLGFGRMSMQESAFGSCTPQGIMHLLSHYNIELAGKEAVVVGRSPILGKPMAMMLLNSNCSVTICHSRTQDLAAHVKRADIIVGAVGVPELIKADWIKTGAVVIDAGFHPTDNGGVGDIEMCGLSDIASAYTPVPGGVGPMTINTLIRQTVTAAEKSAGLDVSMID; this is encoded by the coding sequence ATGTCAACTGCTAAAGAGTCGTCAACTGCCGAAGGATCCGCCACCGTTTTGGACGGCAAAGCACTTGCTACACAGATAGAACAGCAATTACGCACGCGAGTGGACGCTATTAAGGACAAAACGGGGCGGACACCAATCTTAGCGACCATATTGGTCGGTGAAGATCCGGCCTCTGCGACTTATGTTCGTATGAAAGGCAATGCCTGTAAGCGGGTTGGCATGAAATCCATTAAGGTAGAGCTACCGCATAGTACGACTACAGAGCAGCTTATAGCTAAGATAAATGAGCTGAATGACAACCCTGATGTGCACGGTATCCTGCTGCAGCATCCGGTACCTGATCATGTTAATGAACGCGCTTGTTTTGAGAAAATTGACCCCAAAAAAGATGTTGATGGGGTAACTTGCCTTGGCTTTGGGCGCATGAGTATGCAAGAGTCCGCCTTTGGCTCATGTACTCCACAGGGCATTATGCATCTATTGAGTCATTATAATATTGAGCTTGCGGGTAAAGAAGCCGTGGTGGTAGGCCGTAGTCCTATCTTAGGTAAGCCAATGGCGATGATGTTATTAAATTCGAACTGTAGCGTGACTATATGTCATTCAAGAACTCAAGATTTGGCTGCTCATGTGAAGCGTGCTGACATTATCGTTGGCGCAGTAGGTGTGCCTGAACTGATTAAAGCGGACTGGATTAAAACCGGTGCTGTGGTCATTGATGCGGGCTTTCACCCGACTGATAACGGCGGCGTGGGTGATATTGAAATGTGTGGTTTGTCGGACATTGCTAGCGCCTATACCCCAGTACCGGGCGGTGTGGGGCCGATGACGATCAATACTCTTATCCGCCAAACGGTCACTGCTGCTGAAAAATCAGCCGGTCTCGATGTCAGTATGATCGACTAA
- a CDS encoding glutathione peroxidase — protein sequence MSSIYDFTAERMDGTSQAFADYQGQVLLIVNTASKCGFTPQFEGLEALHQEYKDQGVTVIGFPCNQFGGQDPGSNDEIGEFCQKNYGVSFPMMAKIDVNGSDAHPIFNWLKEQKGGVITDGIKWNFSKFLVGSDGQVIDRYASTTKPESMKGDIEQALAAAADK from the coding sequence ATGAGTAGCATTTACGATTTTACAGCTGAACGTATGGACGGTACATCGCAAGCATTTGCTGATTATCAAGGTCAAGTATTGTTGATTGTTAATACCGCTAGCAAATGTGGATTTACCCCGCAGTTTGAGGGCTTAGAAGCATTACACCAAGAGTATAAAGACCAAGGCGTGACAGTCATTGGCTTTCCTTGTAACCAATTTGGTGGTCAAGATCCGGGTAGTAATGACGAGATTGGCGAATTTTGCCAAAAGAACTATGGCGTAAGTTTTCCTATGATGGCAAAAATAGACGTTAATGGTAGTGATGCCCATCCAATATTCAATTGGCTAAAGGAACAAAAAGGTGGGGTAATAACGGACGGTATTAAATGGAATTTCAGCAAATTTTTAGTCGGTAGTGATGGACAGGTCATAGATCGTTATGCATCAACGACTAAACCTGAATCTATGAAGGGTGATATCGAACAGGCACTAGCAGCAGCAGCTGATAAATAG